Proteins from one Parasteatoda tepidariorum isolate YZ-2023 chromosome 4, CAS_Ptep_4.0, whole genome shotgun sequence genomic window:
- the LOC107454365 gene encoding stromal interaction molecule 1 isoform X1, whose amino-acid sequence MNLGIKDSIHKQKIALKAMDVVLFGRPKYRNYFKDVAVAVSCIVSAGVCWFAYVQNKYSKAHLQKMMKDMESLQKAEDSLLDLQKELSKARHEQEIVSIEKQDLERRLQDQRSLEHSISDCSDPDGLSRISELEKQLQIARCDLREAEKKLEARHWVAPVTLQHWLQLTHEIEQRNYNAKKSVAEQQLLAAKEGCEKLSKKRATFMGAFRIAHGSSIDDVDDRIVKAKSALYEVTTDLQERMHRWKQVEILCGFPIIHNPGLASLESILKPTLLNGTSSSTHSDLSTKKKGLNTLTHSSSETTLREESPPPYTGIVPTCISSSTKTTDRHSFKAQRFLVHRDSGISLTSAAQTPAASTSKSGSGVANIPPPPSYSKSSPSLIKNNPDIMAYSALASTSRVVYPRECYRPLESVSSFETDNEEILIPDPVDDDSTERSNTPPSLASCPESSRPMFTLTDGPGGGISLVKNKEVYLSSPLQLTSEPSNGRMGDIVRKISASILDKKKKPGSLAVEALKKSASSSNIVENSEGGASSESSSSTISEEKYKKKKFFQTLRHRKQKT is encoded by the exons ATGAATCTTGGCATTAAAGACTCAATTCATAAACAAAAGATTGCTCTAAAAGCAATGGATGTTGTTCTTTTTGGGCGTcctaaat ACCGCAATTATTTTAAGGATGTGGCAGTTGCTGTATCTTGTATAGTTTCTGCTGGTGTGTGTTGGTTTGCTtatgtacagaataaatattcaaaagctCACTTACAAAAAATGATGAAAGACATGGAGAGTTTACAAAAAGCTGAAGACTCACTTTTAGATTTACAAAAAGA actaAGTAAAGCAAGACATGAACAAGAAATCGTTAGTATTGAAAAGCAAGATCTTGAAAGAAGGCTTCAAGAT CAAAGAAGTTTGGAACACTCTATAAGTGATTGCTCAGACCCTGATGGATTAAGCAGAATATCAGAATTGGAAAAGCAACTCCAAATCGCTCGATGTGATTTAAGGGAAgctgaaaaaaaacttgaggCACGCCACTGGGTTGCGCCTGTCACTTTACAACACTGGTTACAACTGACCCATGAGATTGAACAGCGTAACTACAATGCCAAAAAATCAGTGGCCGAACAACAGTTATTAGCTGCCAAGGAAGGT tgtGAAAAACTGAGTAAAAAAAGAGCCACTTTTATGGGTGCCTTTAGAATAGCTCATGGTAGCTCCATTGATGATGTGGATGATCGCATTGTAAAAGCCAA GTCAGCTTTGTACGAAGTAACAACTGATCTTCAAGAAAGGATGCATCGCTGGAAGCAAGTTGAAATTCTCTGCGGTTTTCCAATTATTCATAATCCTGGCTTAGCATCTCTAGAAAGCATTTTGAAGCCAACACTGTTGAATGGCACAAGCAGTAGCACACACTCTg atttatcaactaaaaaaaaag GACTCAATACTTTGACTCATAGCAGTAGTGAAACTACACTTCGAGAAGAAAGCCCACCGCCCTACACTGGTATCGTACCTA CCTGCATAAGCAGTTCTACTAAAACTACAGATAGACATAGCTTTAAAGCTCAAAGATTTTTAGTTCACCGTGATAGTGGCATTTCCCTGACCTCTGCTGCTCAAACGCCTGCTGCTTCAACTTCTAAAAGTG GCTCGGGAGTTGCTAACATTCCTCCACCGCCTAGCTATTCAAAATCCAGCCCttccttaattaaaaacaatcctGACATAATGGCCTATTCTGCTCTTGCTTCCACCTCGAGGGTTGTCTATCCCAGAGAATGTTATAGGCCTTTAGAGAGTGTATCCTCTTTTGAAACAGATAACGAAGAGATTCTAATCCCTGATCCTGTTGACGATGACTCGACGGAGAGGAGCAATACTCCTCCCTCCCTTGCGTCATGCCCAGAGTCATCCAGACCAATGTTTACACTTACTGATGG ACCTGGGGGTGGAATATCACTCGTCAAGAATAAGGAAGTCTATTTATCAAGCCCCTTACAACTCACTTCTGAACCTTCAAACGGACGAATGGGGGacattgttagaaaaataagcGCGAGCATCTTAGACAAGAAGAAGAAACCAGGAAGTCTAGCCGTAGAAGCACTAAAAAAGAGCGCTAGTTCTTCCAACATTGTCGAAAACAGCGAGGGAGGTGCTTCGTCCGAATCCTCCTCCAGCACAATATCCGAAGAAAAGTACAAGAAGAAGAAGTTTTTTCAGACATTAAGGCACCGAAAGCAGAAAACTTGA